The following are from one region of the Thermoanaerobaculia bacterium genome:
- a CDS encoding BACON domain-containing carbohydrate-binding protein, with protein sequence VTVSASQGLPWTAVTNDGWIAITSGSSGSGNGTVNYSVSANASPTQRTGTMTIAGLTFTVTEAAATGGGGGLSAFDGTYDMTVWYSYNGTPTSQTASQYFIVTNGAISSSFGDLGGSVLDTAGDVRFTGPCPTNSKGATYTGQLFASSPKSGNGAYVCGDGLTNNWSVSNGR encoded by the coding sequence GTGACGGTCAGCGCATCCCAAGGCTTACCATGGACCGCCGTAACGAACGACGGGTGGATCGCGATCACCTCGGGCAGCAGCGGAAGCGGCAACGGGACGGTGAATTATTCGGTGTCGGCGAATGCGAGTCCGACGCAGCGCACCGGCACGATGACGATCGCGGGGTTGACGTTCACCGTTACCGAGGCCGCGGCCACTGGCGGCGGTGGCGGCCTGTCTGCCTTTGACGGAACGTACGACATGACCGTCTGGTACAGCTACAATGGAACTCCGACATCCCAAACGGCGTCTCAATATTTCATCGTTACGAACGGCGCAATCTCCAGCAGCTTCGGAGACCTCGGCGGTTCCGTGCTCGACACCGCCGGCGATGTGCGATTCACGGGTCCGTGCCCGACCAACTCCAAGGGCGCTACGTATACCGGGCAACTGTTTGCCAGCAGTCCGAAGTCCGGTAACGGAGCCTATGTGTGCGGCGATGGGCTCACCAACAACTGGAGCGTCAGCAACGGCCGGTAG